The sequence ttggaaggattgttgctgaagctgaagctccaatactttgaccacctgatgcaaacagccagttcattggaaaagaccctgatgatgggaaagattgagggcaggaggagaagggagcaaaaaaggatgtgatggttgtatggcatcattgattcaatggacctgagtttgagcaaactccaggagatagtgaaggacagacagggaagcctggtgtgctgcagttcatgcgatcacaaagtgtcagacacgacctaatgactggacaacaacaactgACTTGCTAGGATTGGCAGAAACAGCAACTTCTAGTACAAGGATAAGAGATGTTTGAGAAAGTAGCAAATTAATTATAGCTTTACCAGTTCTTCCTTGGGTTATGGAGAGAGGTAACTATCTTCTCCCCATAAAAAAGTCAAATATTCTCAGGCGGATCTGTTTGGTGTTAATGCCATAGACCAAGGGGTTGAGGACAGGGGGCATAAGGAGATAGAGATTTGCAAGTACAATATGCACATGAGGAGGTATTTGCTGGCCAAAGCGGTGGgcgaaaaaggaaaaaaaggcaggTACATAGAATACAAGAATCACACATATATGAGCTCCACAAGTGCTAAATGCTCGGAACTGGGCATCCTTGGAGGGCAGGCGCAGCACAGCCCGCAGGATCAGGCCATAGGAAGTGGCGATGAGGACCACGTCCATGCCGGTGACTGAAAGGGCCACGGTGAGACCATAAATGGTGTTGGGCCTGATGCTGGCACAGGCCAATTTGGCAATGCCCATATGTTCACAGTAGGTGTGAGGGATGATGTGATGTCCACAGAAAGGTAAGCGTTCTATGAGGATGACAAAGGGGAAAACAAAGAGAAGGCCACGGATCACACATGCCAGACCAATCTTCCCAATCACCACGGCGTTGAGGATGGATGCATAATGAAGTGGACAGCAGATAGCCACGTAGCGGTCAAAAGCCATGGCCAGCAGAACAGCTGATTCTGTGGCAAAGATTGTATGCACAAAAAACATCTGGGTGAGGCAGCCTTGGTAGGATATTATGTAGGACTTAAGCCAGAAGATTGCTAGCATTTTGGGCAATGTGGTCGAACAGAGTACCAGGTCAGTGATGGACAGCAGGCACAGAAAGAGATACATCGGCTCATGCAGAGTTCTCTCCTTCGTAATGATGTAGAGGATAGTTCCATTGCCAACCAGAGCGAGGATATACatggagcagaaggggatggcagcccAAATGTGCTGGTCTCTCATCCCAGGGATCCCAAGTAGAATAAATGTGGAAGGATGGAAGGTAGTGTCATTGGGGACAGGTGCAGAAACCATAATGATGCAGAGAATCAGGCTTTATCTTTTTGAAAGCTATTATAAGGTGAAATAAATTCATCCTAGAAACAATCTATTTCTCCTACAAATCTTTAATGTCATACCTTTCTTCCATTTCTACCAGTTCTACTCCAAATCATTCCTTCCTCATTTCTTTCCTGAGTAATTAAAACAGCTTTGTAACTAATATGCCCGCTTCTAAGATTTTCATCTTCCAGTGAAACCTCTCCATTTCTGCCTAATATTCTAACATGTGAAAATCATCAGCTGTTAATATCATGCAAATATAACCTTTCTTAGTGCATGCTGTGAGGAATATCttgtatttttctcctttggtCGATTCTCTGCCACTTTCTACCTTTTTCTGGTCCCTGGGACACTGGGCTACAATGACAGAGTCCCTTGCCCTCTCATTTCTGGTTTGATGTGACAATGGGAAACACCATCTGGAGACTGGAGGGAGGTCAGGGATTTTTTCCTTCAGCTTTCCCCCAGCAAGTTTGCTGCAAGCTGGACACACCTCTCTGCCAGCAGCATTTTTGGCTCTGGTTTTCTCTTTTAGCCATATTTCTCCTCTTGTTCCTTTGGTCCAAGTGTTGTGACAGTGCCTGCTATCAATAACCCAATAACTTCATACGCACTTGTAGTTTTCTTATACTGACACCCACACCTTTGAAAGTGGTTTCCATGTTATGTATGCTATGAAGAAAAGATACATAAGCCAGTTCCTGCTTAGAGAAAGCTCCTCTAAGGAAATTAAATTTAGTCTCCAAATCTGAGTTTTCCCCAAATGCTTCAAGCATCTCTTGCACAACTCAGTTTCCAGGATTGTCACCCTCTTTATGTGGTCCAGACTAGATTTAGACTTCTGGGTTCAAAATCTGATATGGTTGCTGTTACTTGCTAACTGGATTATCCtcagcaaatattttattctccTCAGTCTTCAGTTTTCCAATATAAATTTCAGGTAATAATGTTTTagggttttttcaaataattaattGAGAAAATCACATAAAGTACATAATGCAGTCctatatttaaagaaacatttgttACAATACTCACTGATACTTCTCGTGCTTTTGCAAATGTCTGAGTCTaactatatatttgcctttcagAAGAGGAAACTTTATTTAGTCTCTCAAGTTGAAAGACATATTGGTCTTTCTTGAGCTTGTAAGCCATGGTTGAAGGCACTGTGGTGTCACCCTCTTTTCAATCAAGAACTGTTTTCAGAGGTAGCCAGAACTAGTCCTCAGTTAGTTAGGTTAGGCGGACTCTGTCAAAATAAGAGATGGATGGCTCCTCAATGAGCCCATCAACATGGCAATGTCACTGAGGTCCCCTCATAAATCTCCCTTGGGAGCAAAAGGCAATTCTGatatatgagttttttttttaaataaagggaaTGTGTTTTGTGCTGCTACCAAGAAAGAGTAAAGATGAAGGAATGTATATCATTTCTGTTAAAGGAAGAACTTCTCTTAGACTGTTCAATAAGACAGAGATCTGATTTTGCCATGGACAGGACAAACAGAACCTGGGGGTAATGCAACAGGTATTCTTAGCTTTGTGGGCTTTGAAACTTTCTGTGTGAGAAATTGTAGGACAGAATCAAGACAATTAGATTTGGAGGATGGAATCTTCAGTCATGGAGGAGATTGGAAATCTAATAAGTTTTCTGATTCCCTATGTTTTCTGAGGGCACTATAGGGTCCTAGGTACTCAAGTACAAGGTTGCTTACTAACAAGTGTATGTATCTTTACTCCCACCTGGCTGGCCTGACTGATAGTGAGAACAAGATGCAGAATGAGACATTCTTACCTCATTATTGCTTTAAGAAAAGCTACTCCTAGAGCTTTGATTGACTTATCTTGAACCCATAAGTGAAATAGTAAGGGACTAAAATCTCTAACTGCAACAAAACAATTGAGatacaaataaaagaaagactTACTGATGGTTCACTTTGGTATGCAATAAGGCTGCCCTAATACTTGAAGGATTCAAGAAACTGTACCTTTtgtactggagtcgggtgccaaTCTGAGATGACTTCTGGAGTAGACAAGGACATCAATATGTTTGTAGGACTGTTATCCCTCTGTTATCTCCTCCTTACCTCTGCTCTTGGCTTTACAGAACAGTCTTCAAACCTTTTCTATCCTTCTTGTCCATTAAACACTTACTCCCAGCATTGGTGGTCAGTTGCACTAGAGAAATCTTGATCCAGCACAAAATAGTATAGTTCCAGGATCTGAGATTTGGTCTCATTTATCTCTACCCTCTGAAGGCTTTTTACACCCAAAGGGGCTGTGGTGTGGCTCAGAGCACCAGTGCTCCCAGTTGCTAAAAGTAAAAGTGAATTTGCAAAGAAGATCTCTGGGGAAACACAGTCATGTCAGAGTCTTCTCTTAGATGCTGGACATTTTTTTAAGTCAGGAAGGATCATCACTGTCTCACAGTAAGTTAATACTCACTCAGCCCTTGAGAAAAAGATATAATTTGCCAAACTGTGTCAAACTGTTGAGAAGGAAAATTCAAAGAGAAAGGAGGCAACAAGGAATAAAAATAGACTGGGAAGAGATCTACCTGGAGTTGGATTTTGCACAACTTCCTTTGGTTCTCCCGTTCCCAAGAAAATAGTCACTATGTTTGATCTGAATTCCTCTAGCTTGAGTTTAAGTCTTTATTCTCTTAACATTTTGTCACTCCATTTGGGtaacttttgttcttttttccttcatctaATTGTACCAGATCATAAGCTATCTACTCAAAGGTACTGTTAGTTATAGTCCAGTGCAACATACATGCTTTTCCAACAATGCTCTAAGGAAGTTACATATTTGTCTTCTGAAATATTCTTCAGTGTTTTCCATCAAACTCTCACTTGGTTCAGCTAGGTATCCTGGAGTGGAAATGCAAAATTGAATGTTAGGTTGATTGGGTCAAGAAAAATTCCTATAAATTAAGGCAACATGGAAAGTGTGTACTTGGGAAATATGTGACAGGAAACAATGGCATTTCTTCCCAGAATAGGACCATCATCTAAGATTATCTAGGACTAGAGTGATTCTGAGCTATGAGAATATGGCTTTCCAAGGAAAAAGAGACACGGCAGACTCAGATTTATTTCAAGTGTACTCACTGGGCAGATCGCACATCATCGTAAACATCTTAGTTATCCTGTcacccctcttctccctctcacGCCCCAGACCTAGTATCTGATTCACTGGTATTGAACTATAAATACGTATTCAGTGCAAAATGCTATTCCCAATTTGTCTGTGAATTTCATGCAAGTTGGTGTTTAATTTTGTGCAAGATTTTTGAAAAGTTATTTGAGAGTAAGTATGAAGAAACTTGGGGTCTCCCAGGTGactatagtggtaaagaatctatctgcctgcTAGTGAAGGAGTTGTAAAAGACAAGGGTACAatctctggaagatcccctggaggagggcatggcaacccactccagtattcctgcttggagaatcccatggacagaggagcctggcgggctgcagtccatagggttgcaacaCTATTAGAGTTGGACACTGCTAAAGGGCCTTAGCACAGATGCATAAAGAAACTTGAAAGATGATTTCCTTTATTCTAGTGCTCACACACAGAAGAATCTATTTTATACAGGAAATATAGCAGTTGGGACTGAGAGATATACAGATTTGAGTCCCAGCTCTGATATTTACTAACTGAgaaatttcaaatacattttcaatttttcaaatcctcagattcctcatctgtaaaataaagctaTTAATTATACTTAAAGTTGGTGGTTCCAAAACTTTACTGTAGACTGGAAACTCCTGGggctttttattataaaaactgcTGATGCATTAATCCTACCCATAATCATGCTGATTTAATTGATGCAACATGAAACTTGGACATTTACAGCAAGTGAATTATCAAGGCCCTGAAGTAGACTGTATCTGATGTGTTTGAGATTCAGGAAGGCAAGTAAGGCAAGAGTGAGGGGGGCGGGTAAACAAGAGTAGATGAGACCAGAGACAAAAAGGCAAGGTTGGCTGGATTCTGCAACAGAGGTTTTTCATTCTCATATGTCTGACTTGTCTTTACTTTCTGTATATGTGCTTCTGATGTATGTAGATGGGGACATGTGGCAGGTGGAACTTcctagcggctcagtggtaaagaattcgcttgccaatgaaggagattcaggagacccaggttcgatccctgggctgggaagatcccttggaggaggaaatggcaacctgctccagtattcttgcctggaaaattccatggacagaggagcctggcaggctacagtccatggggttgcaaagagtttgaacacgactgaacaactgagtgcACATGTTCACATGTGGCTGGTTTTAGCCAATGAAGTTAGAATAGAAATGACAAGTGTCCTGTTACTGAAAAAGTACAATAaagtgtttgtgtgcatgtgcacatgcatgttaggtaaaggagagtgaaaaggagaAAGCATTTGTACTAAACTAATTCTAGGAATGAACCTTAAATTCATGCTGGTAAGGAGGAGAAAAAATGAGGCAATATGAAAATGTAATGAGTTTGATTATTACTGCATTGAAATTGAAGGATTATTGCAATGGGATTCAAGAGAAAGTGAATTAGAAAACAGGAGGTAATGGGTCAGGAACTGAATGCTTATAATTTAGATTatgaagaatgtgtgtgtatatatatatgtgtgtgtgtgtgtgtatatacacacacatatacattccatatataccatatatatatatttccatattatatatttatgtatttccaAACAATGAGATAGATGAAGTAGAATGGTTAAGAGTTTTGGAGAAAAATTCAGAGTACTGAAAATCAAATTGTTTCAGTTATTTGTAACTGCATTACAAACTACTCCCCCAAAGCAGtgatttaaaacaatttattattATCTGTTATTGATTTTATGGGCTATTGTCACTTGAaatttctctcacacacacaaatgactGCAATTGGATTTTTTATGAAGTTGTAGTCATTTCTAAGTTTCTTTAAAATTGATGCAATTGATTCTGGCTATTAACTAGGAGCTCAGACAGACTGTCAATCACATAAACTCTCCATGTGGGTTGGGATTCTCACACTATAATGTCTGTGTTCTAGAGAGAATGTCCAAAAATACAATAACACCAATGAGGAAGATGTAAGATTTCTTAAAATCTAGTTTTGGATATCCTGAAACATTACAtctattgcattcttttttccaAAGTCTCTAAGGCAGCCCAGATAAGAGGGGGTAGAATTAAATTGGACTTTGAAGCAATAGCAAGATCATACTGATGAAAGTATATGGAATGCAAAATATTGTTTTGgccatttttggaaaataaaacctACAACAACTTACCCTTTGGCCACTATAATGATCTCCTCCTACATGCAAAATGCATTTACCTTTTCCCTGAGATTTCCAGGTCTTGTTCATATTATGGGATTAGTTCAAAGTCCAGGATTTCAACCTTTAAATCAGGACAATGTGTGAGTAGGATTCCTTGAGTTCAGTTCCTTGCATATAGATCCTTGAGTGCAGTTCCTCTCAAGACCTGTGGAGTAAAGAAATGGGAAACAAATCAACTGCTCACACCAGCAACATACCATAGTGATATGCAGATAGGATAACTGCaatattcatttgtaaaatattggGAGAATCATTGTACAGTCAGTGtagttttctaaaaaaatttttttaaagtgtagttttttaaaatccattcaaaGGTAAGTATCATCAGTTTCTTAATAAGAATCCAGTTCTATTCCCTGGGAATGATTTTCCATGGCTCTTGGCTAAgttaaatgttagtcactcagtcgtgtctgactctttgtgaccccatggactatagcccttcaggctcctctgttcttggaattctccaagcaagaatactggagtgggttgccattccgttctccagggaatcttcctgacccaggaatcgaatctgggtctcgCACAatacgggcagattctttactgtctgaaccaccagggaagccctttaggcaATTAGCTCTAGattccatgtcacctttgtgctTCAATGAGAAACAAAGTGTGTTTACATCTGAATacttttttcagtctgtttccagAATAATAAAGTTGAAAGCCCAAAATCCCCTTCTAATTTTGCACTCTGTCCCTTTTAGTCCAAAATGATGGTGCTTATATCTATTTTGTCTTAAAAACTGTGATTTTCTATGACTCTTTTAGTGTTTACTGCATTAGACAAAAGTCATACCCACAAATATCTTCCAGATTGCCACCTGTCTGATTTTGCATGAGCTATGATTCTCTATGATTCTTGAGCTATGATTCTTCTTAAGAAAGAAATCTTCTTAAGAAGAATCATGAGCTATGACTCTTCTTAAGAAGATTAAGATTCTTAGAAGCTTCTTTATCTAATTAAAAAGATTTATTAGGCATATCCTTAAatatttctgtattctttttttttttcttctttttctgtattcTTAACAAAGGATCTTACAGACTCATCCTAAAGATGACATTATACCCTGAGGGCACTTTTTCTTTTGCGAGTCCTTTGTCATTTGGAAAGACTGTTGTGtgggtaattaaaaataaataaataaaactttgattCCCGACAGTCATGACTCCTTTACATTTACTCTAACAATGATTAAACactgaatgttttcattttagcttATATCTCTTTATCTGTACTTTATCATAAGTGTCATAAAAATAATGTTGATATTTTTGGTATTCTGCCTCAAAATCTCCTCAGCCAAATATATCAGTTAATtagttatattttctgtttttcacagTATTGTAAGTATGATATTACCAAACTTTCTACAACTACATAGTCCTCATTTGTCTCCAGCCTCTAGTAAtaattttcttactgtttttcaaGACTTCATTAACAGCCTCCTCAAGGCCCTTTCAGCTTCTGCCTGTTGACTTATTCCACAGCGAATGCAGCATGTTTTATGCTTTTTTGTATACCAACACCATACTTCCTATTACCAAATTCTACATTATTAATCTATTGTTTCATGACTAACCATTCCCATATTTATTGGCCTAAAATAGCAAATTATTACTTCTCATGGTTCTATGGcttggctttgactagatgacgaGTTCTGTCTTTTAGTCTTTCATGCATTACAAAGAGATGTCAGTTGAGATCCTATAGATACTTGAAGTCTCAGCTGGACTGGAAGTTCTAGATGGCTTACCAACATAACTGGCAGTTGCTGCTGACTGTTAACTGGAGTCTCCATTGGGGCCACCCTCCAGAATATTTAGACATGGCTGCTCCATGTTGCTGGGGATGCTTTTTGCACAGTAGTTGGATTCTAAGAGGGAGCACACCAAGTTCAAGTATTTCAAGAGACTCAGCtagaaacagcaaaaaaaatttaTGGTTTAATTTCAGAAGCTTCAAATATTACTAACACTGATTTCTGTTTGTAAAAGAATCTGTATGTCTAGTGCAGGTTCAAAAGAAGTAGAATTATCTTCCACTTGTTAACATAGGAATGGCAAGTTTGCACTACAGAAAAGCATAGAAGATGGAATATATTATTATTGTGGCTATCTTTAGAAAATACAATCTACCACACCAAGTTATTAAAGGATCATTTCTATGGACGTTAAAATAATCAACAATATTGATAAAAAGTTTTTGTGCTCAAAGTCAAAGTTCTTTAAAAACTGCAAAAAGTATAGATAATTGATAGTATATTTTTAGAACATGAAATTTCAAGTTGTGGAGTTTTAAGGTGGATAAATAATATGAGGAAAGAAGTAAAGTAGCTATGCTGAACATAAAGAACTATGCTACTTCCAGGCCCAGGAAGTTACTACAAGAACCGAGTCTACAGGTTTTCAAAGGACCAGGACTTTTGATCTGGAAGGATCCAAGATTTCTTAGGTATCAGAATCGTACAGAGAAATGTTAAAGAACCCAAAAGCCCAGTGAATTACAATCTATCCTGAACCTCTACATTTTTGCCAAGTTCCCTAGGTGATTGTGGCACCAACCAATGTTTGAGAACCATGTTTAGATTAATAATTTTCCTGAATGATTCTTAAAAGAGGGTAATCACTTGCTAGCTTCTATAACTCTCAACTGAAAAGTGTCCTACAAAGATATTCCAAACTGGTAGACCTTTGCTTATCTCTTACAATCTATTTATAATACGAATAGTCTATCCAAATTATACATGATCCTCAACTTATGCCTTAAGACTCAGAAATCTACTTCATAATGGTACAGAAACTTTTCGTTGATCTATCTTTTCAGGTACATATCTTCAAATCTTGCCTCCCTTCTTGACATCTACTTTCTTATCCTGTCTCATTGCTTCTTACAATGAAGTGAAGTTGGAGTTCCACTTCCAACTCACAGTGGAATTCTAggatttcataaaaatttaagTTGTCATTGTATTCtagctttgaaaaaaatgaaatgtgttcCAAAATGGATATAGTTACCTGTTTTCTTTCCCAAACTCTCAGTCTCATGTCACTGGGTCCCTTTAAGGAAGAAGAGTAGGATTATCTTTTCCCGAATCTGCTTGGTTTTCACCCCATAGATGATtggattgagtgcaggaggaatGGCCACATAGAGGTTGGCAATCAATATGTGGAAGGAGTGAGGAATATTGTGACCAAAACGGTGAGTGAGGACAGAGAATATGGCTGGTATGTAGAATATAAGAATGACACAAACATGGGAGCCACATGTGTTGAGGGCTTTCTGGCGGGCATCCTGGGATGGAAGGTTAAAGACAGCACGAAGGATGAGAGTGTAGGAGATGCCAGTGAGGATCAGGTCTGATGTAACAGTCATTACAGGCACAGCAAAACCATACCAGATGTTAATGGAGATGTCTGCACAGGCGAGTTGGGCAATGCCTATGTGCTCACAGTATGTGTGTGGAATGATGAGTGTTTGGCAGAAAGGCAGTCGCTTTAATAGGAACACGCATGGGAAGATGATACAGAAGCTCCTGCTGATAATACCCATTACAATCTTAGTAATAACCTGACGGGTGAGAATAGTGTTATACCTTAGGGGGAAGCAAATAGCAATATAACGATCAAATGCCATGGCCAGCAGGATGGCGGAATCCATGGCAAAGCTATAGTGGAGAAAAAACATCTGAGTAAGACA comes from Dama dama isolate Ldn47 chromosome 1, ASM3311817v1, whole genome shotgun sequence and encodes:
- the LOC133053907 gene encoding olfactory receptor 52D1-like — protein: MVSAPVPNDTTFHPSTFILLGIPGMRDQHIWAAIPFCSMYILALVGNGTILYIITKERTLHEPMYLFLCLLSITDLVLCSTTLPKMLAIFWLKSYIISYQGCLTQMFFVHTIFATESAVLLAMAFDRYVAICCPLHYASILNAVVIGKIGLACVIRGLLFVFPFVILIERLPFCGHHIIPHTYCEHMGIAKLACASIRPNTIYGLTVALSVTGMDVVLIATSYGLILRAVLRLPSKDAQFRAFSTCGAHICVILVFYVPAFFSFFAHRFGQQIPPHVHIVLANLYLLMPPVLNPLVYGINTKQIRLRIFDFFMGRR
- the LOC133053916 gene encoding olfactory receptor 52H1-like produces the protein MMATFNLTSFVNPGSFILLGIPGLEHFHIWIGIPFFIIYLVALAGNSVLLYLISMERSLHEPMFFFLSMLAATDLILSNTCVPKTFSIFWLGPQKITFPGCLTQMFFLHYSFAMDSAILLAMAFDRYIAICFPLRYNTILTRQVITKIVMGIISRSFCIIFPCVFLLKRLPFCQTLIIPHTYCEHIGIAQLACADISINIWYGFAVPVMTVTSDLILTGISYTLILRAVFNLPSQDARQKALNTCGSHVCVILIFYIPAIFSVLTHRFGHNIPHSFHILIANLYVAIPPALNPIIYGVKTKQIREKIILLFFLKGTQ